In Sphingomonas crocodyli, a genomic segment contains:
- a CDS encoding acyl-CoA dehydrogenase C-terminal domain-containing protein has translation MQVYQAPLRDMRFVLHELFAQHDGFGTIAAHEEFTPDLLDAVLEEAAKMAHEVLLPLNAPGDEEGCHHENGVVRTPAGFKDAYKQFCDAGWAALANDPEWGGQGLPETVNKLVEEMICGANVSFSLYPGLTHGATTAIESHASDELKQRFLPKMTSGEWSGTMCLTESHCGTDLGMLRTKAVPQDDGSYKITGNKIFISAGEHDLAGNIIHLVLARIQGAPEGVKGISLFIVPKYLPKEDGSVGPSNGVLCTGIEHKMGLKASATCQMSFEDSIGWLVGEPNKGLAAMFVMMNTERVSVGIQGLGIGEAAYQGAVAYAKDRIQGRSLTGVKRPDLAADPIIVHPDVRRMLMTQRAYMEGCRAVGQWVSRALDIVRHSEDAAEKQRADDFVQLMTPVVKALFTDLGHDTAHLGVQTYGGHGYIREHGMEQYARDARIAMIYEGTNGIQGLDLVGRKLGAHAGRYLKSFFHPVSDFIEANKEAKEDKANPWGKLVAGLEQAFGALQLSTATIAQKGMADPEEAAAAGTDYLRLLGLVAMAYMFARSAEIAMAKLMAGEDADGFYKNKLTTVRFFYERILSQAAGLLMAIKAGKASMMDMAEDAF, from the coding sequence ATGCAGGTCTATCAGGCGCCGCTGCGCGATATGCGTTTCGTGCTGCACGAGCTTTTTGCGCAGCATGACGGCTTTGGCACGATCGCCGCGCATGAGGAATTCACGCCCGACCTGCTCGATGCGGTGCTCGAGGAAGCCGCCAAGATGGCGCATGAGGTGCTGCTGCCCCTCAACGCGCCGGGCGACGAGGAAGGCTGCCACCACGAAAATGGCGTCGTCCGCACGCCGGCCGGCTTCAAGGATGCGTACAAGCAGTTTTGCGATGCCGGCTGGGCCGCGCTTGCCAACGATCCCGAATGGGGTGGGCAGGGCCTGCCCGAGACGGTGAACAAGCTGGTCGAGGAAATGATCTGCGGCGCGAACGTCTCGTTCAGCCTCTATCCGGGCCTGACCCACGGCGCGACCACCGCGATCGAAAGCCATGCGTCGGACGAGCTGAAGCAGCGTTTCCTGCCGAAGATGACGTCGGGCGAATGGTCCGGCACGATGTGCCTGACGGAATCGCATTGCGGCACCGATCTGGGCATGCTGCGCACCAAGGCGGTGCCGCAGGATGATGGCAGCTACAAGATCACCGGCAACAAGATCTTCATTTCCGCCGGCGAGCATGATCTGGCCGGCAACATCATCCACCTCGTCCTCGCCCGCATCCAGGGCGCGCCCGAGGGGGTGAAGGGCATCAGCCTGTTCATCGTGCCGAAGTATCTGCCGAAGGAAGACGGCTCGGTCGGCCCGTCGAACGGCGTTCTGTGCACCGGCATCGAGCATAAGATGGGCCTCAAGGCGTCGGCGACCTGCCAGATGAGCTTCGAGGATTCGATCGGCTGGCTGGTCGGCGAACCGAACAAGGGCCTGGCCGCGATGTTCGTGATGATGAACACCGAGCGCGTTTCGGTGGGCATCCAGGGTCTCGGCATCGGCGAGGCCGCCTATCAGGGCGCGGTCGCTTATGCGAAGGATCGTATCCAGGGCCGGTCGCTGACCGGGGTGAAGCGCCCCGATCTCGCCGCCGATCCGATCATCGTCCACCCCGACGTGCGCCGCATGCTGATGACGCAGCGCGCTTATATGGAAGGGTGCCGCGCGGTCGGCCAGTGGGTGTCGCGCGCGCTCGATATCGTGCGCCATTCGGAAGACGCGGCGGAGAAGCAGCGCGCGGACGATTTCGTCCAGCTGATGACTCCGGTCGTCAAGGCGCTGTTCACCGATCTGGGCCACGATACCGCGCATCTGGGCGTCCAGACCTATGGCGGCCACGGCTACATCCGCGAACATGGCATGGAGCAATATGCCCGCGATGCCCGGATCGCGATGATCTACGAAGGCACCAACGGCATTCAGGGCCTCGACCTGGTCGGGCGCAAGCTCGGCGCGCATGCCGGCCGCTACCTCAAGAGCTTCTTCCACCCCGTGTCCGACTTCATCGAAGCGAACAAGGAAGCGAAGGAAGACAAGGCCAATCCGTGGGGCAAGCTGGTCGCCGGGCTCGAACAGGCGTTCGGCGCGCTCCAGCTGTCGACCGCGACGATCGCGCAAAAGGGCATGGCCGATCCGGAGGAGGCTGCCGCTGCCGGCACCGATTATCTGCGCCTGCTCGGCCTCGTCGCGATGGCCTATATGTTCGCGCGTTCGGCCGAGATCGCGATGGCCAAGCTGATGGCGGGCGAGGATGCCGACGGCTTCTACAAGAACAAGCTCACGACCGTGCGCTTCTTCTACGAACGCATCCTGTCGCAGGCGGCGGGGCTGCTGATGGCGATCAAGGCCGGCAAGGCCTCGATGATGGACATGGCCGAAGACGCGTTCTGA
- the hisS gene encoding histidine--tRNA ligase, translated as MSRIETPKPIRGTQSMLKEEVERFDHVVDTFNRVRKLYGFGRVEVPVFESTAVFSRSLGETTDVVSKEMYSFEDRGGDSLTLRPEFTAGISRAYLTEGWQQYAPLKVATHGPLFRYERPQKGRFRQFHQLDAEIIGAGEPAADVELLCFADQLLKELKVDDGVTLQLNTLGDSATREAWRQGLIAHFEAHRGDLSEESQDRLIKNPLRILDSKDSRDRPIADAAPEIDAHMSAEAGAFFEAVTKGLEAAGVAYQRNARLVRGLDYYRHTAFEFVTDRLGAQGTVLGGGRYDGLIETLGGAHTPAVGWAAGIERLAMLIEKPESAVLGVIMAVEDDSVLEAAISGLNRLRRADVSAEMIATGSPRKRYDKATKVLAQVLVTVNSNDGQPAFNIRSASLSDQHLKVKAILEGALAA; from the coding sequence ATGAGCAGGATCGAAACGCCCAAGCCCATTCGCGGCACGCAAAGCATGTTGAAGGAAGAGGTCGAACGGTTCGACCATGTCGTCGACACCTTCAATCGCGTGCGCAAGCTGTACGGTTTCGGGCGGGTCGAAGTGCCGGTGTTCGAATCGACCGCGGTCTTCTCCCGATCGCTCGGCGAGACGACCGACGTGGTGTCGAAGGAGATGTATTCGTTCGAGGATCGCGGTGGCGATTCGTTGACGCTGCGCCCCGAATTCACCGCCGGCATCTCGCGCGCCTACCTGACCGAGGGATGGCAGCAATATGCGCCGCTGAAGGTCGCGACCCACGGGCCGCTGTTCCGCTACGAACGTCCGCAAAAGGGCCGCTTCCGCCAGTTCCACCAGCTCGATGCCGAAATCATCGGCGCGGGCGAGCCTGCGGCGGACGTGGAGTTGCTGTGCTTCGCCGATCAGCTGCTCAAGGAATTGAAGGTCGACGACGGCGTCACGCTCCAGCTCAACACGCTGGGCGACAGCGCGACCCGCGAGGCGTGGCGCCAGGGGCTGATCGCGCATTTCGAAGCGCATCGCGGCGATTTGTCCGAAGAAAGCCAGGACCGTCTGATCAAGAACCCGCTGCGCATCCTCGATTCGAAGGATTCGCGCGACCGCCCGATCGCCGATGCCGCGCCCGAAATCGACGCGCATATGTCGGCGGAGGCGGGCGCCTTCTTCGAAGCGGTGACCAAGGGGCTGGAGGCGGCGGGCGTCGCCTATCAGCGCAACGCGCGGCTGGTGCGCGGCCTCGATTATTATCGCCACACCGCCTTCGAATTCGTCACCGATCGGCTGGGCGCGCAGGGCACCGTGCTGGGCGGCGGCCGCTATGACGGCCTGATCGAAACGCTGGGTGGCGCGCACACGCCGGCGGTCGGCTGGGCGGCGGGGATCGAGCGGCTGGCTATGTTGATTGAGAAGCCGGAGTCGGCGGTTCTCGGCGTAATAATGGCGGTCGAGGATGATAGCGTTCTTGAGGCAGCGATCAGCGGACTGAATCGTCTCAGACGTGCAGACGTCTCAGCGGAGATGATTGCGACCGGGTCTCCGCGTAAGAGGTATGATAAAGCGACCAAAGTTCTGGCGCAGGTGCTCGTGACCGTGAACTCGAACGACGGTCAGCCCGCCTTTAATATCCGATCGGCGTCTCTGTCGGATCAACATCTGAAGGTGAAGGCGATCCTCGAAGGGGCGCTGGCGGCCTGA
- a CDS encoding alpha/beta fold hydrolase, whose protein sequence is MAQTDDLGPVSRSFISQRLRLNYVDWGNASAPTLVLVHGGRDHARSWDWVARELRHDWHVIAPDLRGHGDSSWSPDGAYQMGYYTYDLAQLIHQQGDASVTIVGHSLGGAISLRYAGLYPDTVRKIVAIEGLGLSPESRAKFDARSPVDRWVDWIEERRGLAMRDARRYPTVDAALQRMKAENAYLTDEQARHLTMHGVSRNEDGTYSWKFDNYVRSHAPTDLTRDEQKALWANISCPTLLAYGRNSWASNPAEDGRAAHFKDARVKLFDDAGHWLHHDQFDAFMAELKGFL, encoded by the coding sequence ATGGCACAGACAGACGATCTCGGCCCGGTTTCGCGCAGTTTCATCTCGCAGCGTTTGCGGCTCAACTATGTCGACTGGGGCAATGCATCGGCCCCGACCCTGGTTCTCGTTCACGGCGGGCGCGATCATGCGCGCAGCTGGGACTGGGTGGCGCGCGAGCTGCGGCACGACTGGCACGTCATCGCCCCCGATCTGCGCGGGCATGGCGACAGCAGCTGGTCGCCCGACGGCGCCTATCAGATGGGCTATTATACCTATGATCTGGCGCAACTGATCCACCAGCAGGGCGATGCCAGCGTCACCATCGTCGGCCATTCGCTGGGCGGGGCGATCTCGCTGCGTTATGCCGGCCTCTATCCCGATACGGTGCGCAAGATCGTCGCGATCGAGGGGCTGGGCCTCTCCCCCGAATCGCGTGCGAAGTTCGATGCGCGGTCTCCGGTCGATCGCTGGGTCGACTGGATCGAGGAACGCCGCGGCCTCGCGATGCGCGACGCCCGCCGCTACCCCACGGTCGATGCCGCACTCCAGCGGATGAAGGCCGAAAACGCCTATCTGACCGACGAACAGGCGCGCCACCTGACGATGCACGGCGTCAGCCGGAACGAGGACGGCACCTATAGCTGGAAGTTCGACAATTATGTCCGCTCGCACGCGCCGACCGATCTGACGCGCGACGAGCAGAAGGCTTTGTGGGCGAATATCAGCTGCCCGACTTTGCTCGCCTACGGGCGCAACAGCTGGGCCTCGAACCCGGCCGAGGATGGCCGCGCCGCGCATTTCAAGGATGCGCGCGTCAAGCTGTTCGACGATGCCGGCCACTGGCTCCACCACGACCAGTTCGATGCGTTCATGGCGGAGCTGAAAGGCTTCCTCTGA
- the prmC gene encoding peptide chain release factor N(5)-glutamine methyltransferase, with amino-acid sequence MTVRQALNEATRAIEAIGPTPRLDAELLMAHALGLSREAMLLGHMDAPAPAGFDALLARRLGHEPIAYIIGHRAFWTIDLAVAPGVLIPRPDSETLIEAAIDHFGEGAPGDILDLGVGSGALLLAALSEWPMARGLGIDASPGAVAIAQDNADRLDLADRVEIRIGDWAEGVDRMFDLVLCNPPYVESIATLAREVADHEPASALYAGPDGLDDYRRLAPMLPRLIAPGGMAAIEIGADQAAAVLALFADEGLAGTVRQDLGGRDRCIVLTR; translated from the coding sequence ATGACGGTTCGCCAGGCACTGAACGAAGCGACGCGCGCGATCGAGGCGATCGGGCCGACGCCCCGGCTCGACGCCGAACTGCTGATGGCGCACGCGCTGGGCCTGTCGCGGGAGGCGATGCTGCTCGGTCATATGGATGCGCCTGCGCCCGCCGGATTCGATGCGCTGCTCGCCCGCCGGCTGGGGCACGAACCGATCGCCTATATAATAGGCCATCGCGCCTTCTGGACGATCGATCTGGCGGTCGCGCCCGGCGTCCTCATCCCGCGCCCGGATAGCGAGACTTTGATCGAGGCGGCGATCGACCATTTCGGCGAAGGCGCGCCGGGCGACATCCTCGATCTCGGTGTGGGATCGGGCGCGCTGTTGCTTGCGGCGCTGAGCGAATGGCCGATGGCGCGCGGGCTGGGGATCGATGCTTCGCCGGGTGCGGTCGCGATCGCGCAGGACAATGCCGATCGGCTCGATCTCGCCGATCGGGTCGAGATCCGCATCGGCGACTGGGCGGAGGGCGTCGATCGGATGTTCGATCTTGTCCTGTGCAATCCGCCTTATGTCGAAAGCATCGCCACGCTGGCGCGCGAAGTCGCCGATCACGAGCCGGCCTCGGCGCTCTATGCGGGGCCGGACGGGCTCGACGATTATCGCCGGCTTGCGCCGATGTTGCCGCGCCTGATCGCGCCCGGCGGGATGGCGGCGATCGAGATCGGCGCCGATCAGGCGGCGGCCGTTCTGGCGCTTTTTGCGGACGAAGGGCTGGCCGGAACGGTGCGGCAGGATCTGGGCGGGCGCGATCGCTGTATCGTCCTGACGCGATGA
- a CDS encoding DUF4167 domain-containing protein: MMNNRQNGRRRGRGGGAGAPRPNGGGNGGGNRIDNRARGNAAQLLEKYKTLARDAQMQGDRVNTEYYLQFADHYFRVLAESRSRFEDQQPQQRQRRDDFASQGADSFDEDYADEGDRGQEAAEAADGNRAQQDRSDDEAPRRQQRWQPREDRQDRQDRRDDRSVEASAPAASEGGDEEEAPRPRRGRRPRAEAVAQDGGERIEMDRLPPAFSPAPAAEPANDASDGDGEDRPRRRTRRARGDSAPADA; this comes from the coding sequence TTGATGAATAATCGGCAGAACGGCCGCCGGCGCGGCCGTGGCGGTGGCGCGGGTGCGCCTCGCCCCAACGGCGGCGGCAATGGCGGTGGCAACCGCATCGATAACCGCGCGCGCGGCAATGCCGCCCAGCTTCTCGAGAAATACAAGACGCTGGCGCGCGACGCACAGATGCAGGGCGATCGCGTCAACACCGAATATTATCTGCAGTTTGCGGATCACTATTTCCGTGTCCTGGCCGAAAGCCGTTCGCGCTTCGAGGATCAGCAGCCGCAGCAGCGCCAGCGCCGCGACGACTTCGCCAGCCAGGGCGCCGACAGTTTCGACGAGGATTATGCCGACGAGGGCGATCGCGGTCAGGAAGCGGCCGAGGCCGCCGACGGCAATCGCGCGCAGCAGGATCGCTCGGACGACGAAGCGCCCCGCCGCCAGCAGCGTTGGCAGCCGCGTGAAGATCGCCAGGATCGCCAGGATCGTCGTGACGATCGTTCGGTCGAAGCGAGCGCTCCCGCCGCTTCCGAAGGTGGTGATGAGGAAGAAGCGCCGCGTCCGCGTCGCGGTCGTCGTCCACGGGCGGAGGCCGTCGCGCAGGATGGTGGCGAGCGGATCGAGATGGATCGGCTTCCCCCGGCTTTCTCGCCGGCTCCGGCCGCCGAACCGGCCAACGATGCGTCCGATGGCGATGGCGAAGACCGCCCCCGCCGCCGTACGCGCCGCGCCCGTGGCGACTCCGCTCCTGCGGACGCCTGA
- a CDS encoding TfoX/Sxy family protein, which translates to MDPLVDWVAEALAPMGEVTSRRMMGGHTLYLDGHVFAIAALDDLWFKSDAISNPVWDAEGCDPFTYDAKGETRTMNYRRAPSDVHDDEDAMRHWAGVALEASRRAPAKKKRKR; encoded by the coding sequence ATGGATCCGCTGGTCGACTGGGTGGCCGAGGCGCTGGCGCCGATGGGGGAGGTGACGTCGCGGCGGATGATGGGCGGGCATACGCTCTATCTCGACGGCCACGTCTTCGCGATCGCGGCGCTCGACGATCTCTGGTTCAAGTCCGATGCGATCAGCAATCCGGTGTGGGATGCCGAGGGCTGCGATCCTTTCACCTATGATGCGAAGGGCGAGACCCGGACGATGAACTATCGCCGCGCGCCTTCGGACGTGCACGACGATGAAGATGCGATGCGCCACTGGGCCGGGGTGGCGCTGGAGGCGAGCCGTCGGGCTCCGGCGAAGAAGAAGCGGAAACGCTGA
- a CDS encoding DUF1345 domain-containing protein produces MERPTLPAMTAPRLGLGNRIAPPRFLAFIAISVVAFVIAIRTAGWPRAALIGFDVGAVAFLLSVIPLLDRPADRMRESAVRNDANRAVLLGITGIVCSVILVAIAVELSQRRALDTISIALVIATLLIAWLFSNMVYALHYAHLFYTEAEGGKGDSGGIDFPGDDDEPGYWDFIYFAFTLGMTFQTSDVEIASARVRRIVTFHCFAAFVFNIGVLAFTINVLGGS; encoded by the coding sequence ATGGAGCGTCCTACACTCCCCGCCATGACCGCACCCCGCCTTGGCCTTGGCAACCGCATCGCGCCGCCGCGTTTCCTGGCCTTCATCGCGATCAGCGTGGTGGCGTTCGTGATCGCGATCCGGACCGCGGGCTGGCCGCGCGCGGCGCTGATCGGGTTCGATGTCGGGGCGGTGGCCTTCCTGCTCTCGGTCATCCCTTTGCTCGATCGGCCGGCGGACCGGATGCGCGAATCGGCGGTACGCAACGACGCCAATCGCGCCGTCCTGCTCGGCATTACCGGGATCGTCTGTTCGGTGATCCTGGTCGCGATCGCGGTGGAACTGTCGCAGAGGCGGGCGCTCGACACGATCAGCATCGCTCTGGTGATCGCGACCCTACTGATCGCCTGGCTGTTCAGCAACATGGTCTATGCGCTGCATTATGCCCATCTGTTCTACACCGAGGCGGAAGGGGGCAAGGGCGACAGCGGCGGGATCGATTTTCCCGGTGACGATGATGAACCCGGCTATTGGGACTTCATCTATTTCGCCTTCACCTTGGGCATGACGTTCCAGACATCCGATGTGGAGATCGCCAGCGCGCGGGTCCGCCGGATCGTGACCTTCCACTGCTTCGCCGCCTTCGTCTTCAACATCGGCGTGCTGGCCTTCACGATCAACGTTCTCGGCGGCTCCTGA
- a CDS encoding CBS domain-containing protein — translation MTIAAILRTRSDDHVVTVAPDMAVKDVLALLADKRIGAVPVMDGDNLVGIMSERDMIYGLRRDGPAFLDQPVRHAMTTSVITVGSDMTPFDALAMMTRRRIRHLPVVDDGVVIGFVSIGDLVKARIEAIEAEAAAMRDYIQTA, via the coding sequence ATGACGATTGCGGCAATACTCCGCACCCGCAGCGACGATCACGTCGTCACGGTGGCACCCGACATGGCTGTCAAAGATGTGCTCGCGCTCCTCGCGGACAAGAGGATCGGCGCGGTGCCTGTGATGGATGGGGACAATCTGGTCGGCATCATGTCCGAACGCGACATGATCTACGGCCTCAGGCGCGATGGACCCGCCTTCCTCGATCAGCCGGTGCGCCATGCGATGACCACGTCGGTTATCACCGTGGGCAGCGACATGACCCCGTTCGATGCACTGGCGATGATGACGCGGCGGCGCATCCGGCATCTGCCGGTGGTCGACGATGGCGTGGTGATCGGCTTCGTTTCGATCGGCGATCTCGTGAAGGCGCGGATCGAAGCGATCGAGGCCGAGGCCGCGGCGATGCGCGATTACATCCAGACGGCGTGA
- the prfA gene encoding peptide chain release factor 1, with protein sequence MTSITSQRIAQIEARRDELQAAMARGDLAGEQFVQLSKDYAEIEPVAEAAGEVRRLRAEIVSLDEMIAAEADTELKSMAVEEQAELKTTLAEAERKLALSLLPRDAADARSAILEIRAGTGGDEAALFAGDLFRMYQRYADSRGWRVELMSASAAELGGFKEVVASVTGSGVFARFKFESGVHRVQRVPVTESGGRIHTSAATVAVLPEAEEVDVRIEDKDLRIDVYRSSGPGGQSVNTTDSAVRITHLPTGTVVIQQDEKSQHKNKEKAMKVLRARLYEAERERLANERAGDRKAMVGSGDRSERIRTYNFPQGRVTDHRINLTLHRLAEILEGPGLDELIGALIAEDEAARLAQLDG encoded by the coding sequence ATGACCTCCATCACTTCCCAACGCATCGCGCAGATCGAGGCGCGGCGGGACGAATTGCAGGCGGCGATGGCGCGGGGCGATCTGGCGGGGGAGCAGTTCGTCCAGCTGTCCAAGGACTATGCCGAGATCGAGCCGGTCGCCGAAGCGGCGGGCGAGGTGCGGCGGCTGCGCGCCGAGATCGTTTCGCTTGACGAGATGATCGCCGCCGAGGCCGACACCGAGTTGAAGTCGATGGCGGTCGAGGAGCAGGCCGAACTCAAGACAACGTTGGCCGAGGCGGAGCGCAAGCTCGCGCTCTCGCTGCTCCCGCGCGACGCGGCCGATGCGCGTTCGGCGATCCTCGAAATCCGCGCGGGCACCGGCGGGGACGAGGCCGCCCTGTTCGCTGGCGATCTGTTCCGCATGTATCAGCGTTATGCCGACAGTCGCGGCTGGCGCGTCGAACTGATGTCGGCCAGCGCCGCCGAACTGGGCGGCTTCAAGGAAGTCGTCGCCTCGGTCACCGGCAGCGGCGTGTTCGCGCGCTTCAAGTTCGAAAGCGGGGTCCACCGGGTCCAGCGCGTGCCCGTCACCGAAAGCGGCGGGCGTATCCACACGTCGGCGGCGACTGTCGCGGTGCTGCCTGAGGCCGAAGAGGTCGACGTCCGGATCGAGGACAAGGACCTGCGGATCGACGTCTATCGGTCGTCGGGGCCGGGCGGCCAGTCGGTCAACACCACCGATAGCGCCGTGCGCATCACCCACCTGCCCACCGGCACCGTCGTGATCCAGCAGGACGAAAAGTCGCAGCACAAGAATAAAGAAAAGGCGATGAAGGTGCTGCGCGCCCGCCTGTACGAGGCCGAGCGCGAGCGGCTGGCGAACGAGCGGGCGGGCGATCGCAAGGCGATGGTCGGTTCGGGCGATCGATCCGAACGCATCCGCACCTATAATTTCCCGCAGGGGCGCGTGACCGATCACCGCATCAACCTGACCCTGCACAGGCTCGCCGAAATCCTGGAGGGACCGGGTCTGGACGAATTGATCGGCGCGTTGATTGCCGAGGACGAAGCCGCGCGGCTTGCGCAGCTCGACGGATGA
- the ppa gene encoding inorganic diphosphatase has protein sequence MNIDLIPVGDDPPNSLNVIIEVPVGGEPVKYEFDKKSGALFVDRILHTPMRYPANYGFVPHTLSPDGDPLDALVIARSPFVPGCVVRARPIAVLNLEDEAGGDEKLVCVPIDSTFPYYSNVGEKGDLPEIVLQQIEHFFTHYKDLEAKKWVRIGTWGGADEARRVTLEAIEAAKKAKAA, from the coding sequence ATGAACATCGACCTCATCCCCGTCGGCGACGATCCGCCCAACAGCCTCAACGTCATCATCGAGGTGCCCGTCGGCGGCGAGCCGGTGAAGTACGAGTTCGACAAGAAGTCGGGCGCGCTCTTCGTCGATCGCATCCTGCACACCCCGATGCGCTATCCGGCGAATTACGGTTTCGTGCCGCACACGCTGTCGCCCGATGGCGATCCGCTCGATGCTCTCGTCATCGCGCGCTCGCCCTTCGTGCCGGGCTGCGTCGTCCGCGCCCGCCCGATCGCGGTGCTGAACCTTGAGGATGAGGCCGGCGGCGACGAAAAGCTCGTCTGCGTGCCGATCGACAGCACCTTCCCTTATTATTCGAATGTCGGCGAAAAGGGCGATCTGCCCGAGATCGTGCTCCAGCAGATCGAGCACTTCTTCACCCACTACAAGGATCTCGAAGCCAAGAAGTGGGTGCGCATCGGCACCTGGGGCGGCGCCGACGAAGCGCGCCGCGTGACGCTCGAGGCGATCGAAGCGGCGAAGAAGGCCAAGGCGGCCTGA